The Myroides fluvii region GGCAGGAAAATCGATTAGTCTATGTGCAACTTCTTCACCCGCAAAAAATACTTGTATTTTTAAGTTGATTTTGACCAAGCGCTGTCTAGCATCAATCGAGCGCTTTAAAATTGTAATATGTTGAATATCGGAAACTGAAGTTCGAATGTGTTGTGCAACATGAGCAGTTAATAACTCAGCTGAAGCTGCAACTTCAGGAAGCACTTGGAGCAGTAATTCTTGTGGCATTTTTTTATAAAGCAAATAGAGAACTCATTTTGACTTTTTCTAATTGGTTAAAAATTGCTCTTTTGAGCCTGCTTTTTGCCATTTTTTCATTCCGTAGTATTGCTATGCAACTTAAAAATGTCTTTAATCAGATTCAAAAGAGCTCATTTTCACTTCAATCAAAAAAGTCAAGATGAGTTCAGAAATTAAGGCGTAAAAATACACTAAAAAAATAATAAATAATTCGCGAATTCAAATGCAAAGGAAAAAAAGAAAGTTTCTGTTGACAGCTAGTTGTCAGTGAGATATTTTACATTTGTTGGTATAAAGGAATGGGAAAGGTCAAAAAGCAAAATTTAAAAAAGAGAAAGTATGTCATATTGTGATCACGTTGAATTATTGGCCGGAGATCGAAGAATACTCCACAAGAACTACCACGACAACCAGTATGGTTTTCCTATTCACGAGGACAATGAATTATTTGGACGCTTATTGATGGAGATCAATCAAGCGGGGTTGAGCTGGGAAACGATACTCAAAAAAGAAGAAGCGTTTAGAATAGCTTATAGTAATTTTGACATTCAGGCGGTAGCGGCTTATACAGAAGAGGATCGCTTGCGTTTGATGCAGGATGCTGGGATTATTCGAAACCGCCTCAAGATTAACGCAGCGATTGAAAATGCAAAAGTTATAATGCAGCTTCAGCGAGAATTTGGGTCATTCGAACAGTGGTTAGAACACCATCATCCAAAAACGAAGGAGGAATGGGTCAAGTTGTTTAAAAAGCATTTTCGCTTTACGGGAGGTGAAATTGTCAATGAGTTTTTGATGAGTATAGGCTATTTAAAAGGAGCACATGCAGAAACGTGCCCCATATATACCGTTGTGTTAGAACAACAGCCTTTATGGTCTCTTGAAGAGTAAGTGTGTTTTTGTATCTAACTCTTCGGTTTACAAGAAGATAGAAGTTTTTAGCGGTGTTAAATTTTTCCTATTCTTAAGAGAGAATTTTGCGTTCCCCGTCTTTTTTTGTTATCTTTAAGCTTGTCCTTAAAATGAAGAAACAGCAAATCTCAATATAAGCTGAATGGATTTTAAGGTTTAATATTCAAGTAAACCAATACAAACACAGATGGAATTTAGAAAACTAGGTGCTTCTGATATAGAAGTATCCGCTATTACTTTTGGCGCATGGGCGGCAGGGGGATGGATGTGGGGAAGTACAGACCGAAAAGAAGCGGTAGAAGCGATGCAAGCAGCCCATCAAGAAGGAGTAACCACCATTGATACCGCGCCTATTTACGGGCAAGGGGTTAGTGAGGAAATTGTAGGAGAGGCCATAAAGGGATTGGGCCGTGATAAAGTACAACTCTTGACTAAGTTTGGCATGCGTTGGGACTTAAACGAGCCTCAAGGTACTTTTGTGATGCATAGTCAAAATAACCAAGGCCAAGATATCGATATTTACAAATACGCAAGTAAAGCTAGTGTAATCAAAGAAGTAGAAGATAGTTTGAAGCGCTTAGGTACGGATTATATCGATTTGTTACAACTGCACTGGCCGGATGGAACAACTCCGATTGCAGAAACCATGGAAGCGATGGAATTGTTGATTCAACAAGGTAAAATTCGCGCAGCAGGTGTGAGTAATTATACGGTAGAACAGGTGAAGGAAGCGAGAACTACTTTGGGAATTGTCAGTAATCAAGTGCCGTATAGCATGCTCAATCGAGAAATCGAGCAAGAATTAGTTCCTTATGCTTTAGCGAATGATTTGAGTATTATTGCGTACAGCCCAATGGAAAGAGGATTGCTAACGGGTAAATACTTTAAAGCGAATGCATTTGCGGAAGGAGATCACCGTTCGAGTTATTTCTCTCAATTCAATCTGCCAAAAGTAGAGAATTTTCTAGAAGAGATTCGACCGCTAGCGGAAGAAAAACGCGCAACTTTTGCCCAGTTGGTTCTAAGATGGACCACGTTGCAACCCGCAATAACTGTTACTTTAGCAGGCGCCCGAAATGCCAAACAAGCCATTGCCAACGCACAGGCAATGCAGATTGCTTTGAATCCAGCTGAAATTGATTTTATCAATCGCGCGTTGGCAAAAATGTAATTTGACGAAAAAATATAAGGCTATCAAAACAGGCAGATGAGTCGCCTGAGGCTTGAACATTCGAAATTATATTTCTGTTTTCTATTCATAAAAAATGCCCCAAAAAGTGTCTAACTTTTTGGGGCATTTCTATGATGCAAAAGATCATCCTCTTTCTATGCTATTTGAATAAATAGTTCATCATATCAAGGGCTTGTTATTCTTTCCAGCGAACCAAAAGATACGAAGGTTGTTCAAAAGGTTTCATTTGAATCTCCTCTAAAATTTCAAATCCCCACTTTTTGAAATGAGGAAGTAAAGGATCGCCTTGTAAAACTTCCAACCAAATCGCATCGTATTGCTTAGTTAAGGATAAGGTTTTGTTCCACAAAGAAGCTCTTATTTCTTCCTGATTGTATTCGGGTTGAAGGTAAAAGGAAGCTAAATTAATTGCTTTTTTGTCCGCCAATTGGGCGGGTTGATCGACTGGTTTGATCATCGCATATCCTGCGGGAATGTCGTTTTGATACACCGTCAGCATTTGCGTACTTAAATCATTGAGCTCTAATACGGTTTCTTTGTGATCGAGTTGTTGTGCCAGGTATTGATTGAAAGACATTTCCTCTACAATTGAAGTATACATTCCTCTAATTTGAGCTTCTCTTAATTGAAAAAGAACGTTTAATCCTTCTTCTGTTGCTATCGTAAATTTTGTTATAATATTCATGTTGAATCGTGTTTATACACAAAGATAAAAGAATAAGACATTTTTTTTCGATATTAGGAGAAGTAAAAACGCAGTGCGAAAACAACCATTTCGATATTTTTATCTTTTCCTTTATTAACTTTGAATCACTATTCTTTTATTATGCATTCAACAGAACAACCTTTATTTGCTCTTTTACGCGAGTATTTTATCCCGATTTCTCTTCCAACAAAAACGAATTTATTGGAAGAAGGACAATATTCGAAACACTTTTACTTTGTTAAACAGGGGGTATTACGTGGTTGGACGCTACATGAAGGCAAAGAAGTCACATTTCAATTTGTATTTGAGGGAGACTTTTTCTGTAGTATAGAGAGTTTCTGGTATAATAAGCCAAGTCAATATACGCTTGAGGCCCTAGAACCTGTAGAGCTGTTGGCTTTAGATAAACAACAATTAAACGAGCTGATGCAAAAGAATATCCAAATTTTGGAAGCCTTTACTTCCTATATAATTGCTCGTTTATTAACCTATCAAAAAATGGTAATCGGGCGAATTAAAGAAAATCCCGAAAAGCGCTATAAACAATTACAGCAAATAGCACCTGAGTTAATTCAACGGATTCCCCAACATTACATTGCTTCTTATTTGGGGATAACACCTGTATCGCTCAGTAGAATTCGCAACAGGCGTTAATTAACAATTGTTATCGTTCATCCTTTTTCAATCGCCCACCTTTACAGTATAATTTTAAAGCACTGAACATGGAAAAGTTAGTTGAAGCGATGTTACACACAATTATCGAAGGACAAGCGTATAATGAACGCGATATACAGCACTACTTTAGTCCCAAGTACAAACAAATTGTCGATCAGGTGCAATTGGATTTCGCAGGATTCAAACAGCATATTCACAAGCTAAAAGAACTCATAGCATCCGTAGAGATCACCATCCTCAATACAGCTAGTCGTGGCAATACCGTATTTACTAAGCATTTAGTCTCATCCGTGTTGAAGGATGGTATCTGCTACAAACACAAAGTAATGGCTGAGTTTACAATTGAAGAAGGGAAAATTACCCGTTGTGAAGAGCTAACTTTGTTGATAGAGGGATTAGCACAGGGAAAGCAATTGGGGGCTGTTGTTTAAGAACCTTTATTTGATTTCAAGCACTAGATCAAACTTGATAGTATGAAAAAGGTTGGATCTAATCCAACCTTTTTTTTTACTTTGTAGCTACTTCTTCTGTTACTTCAGTAGTAGCATTCGTCATTTTTTGTTTAGGAGCTGCAGTATTTGCATTGGTTTCACGTGTAGCTTCTTTAAACTCCCTAATTCCTGTTCCAAGTCCCTTCATTAATTCGGGTATTTTCTTACCTCCAAATAATAGTAAAGCTATTGCAACAACAACTATAAGTTCAGATGGTGCTACTCCTCCTAAGGGTAATGTAGTCATCAACATGGTTGAATATATTAGTGGTTGAGAAAAACAAATGTAAATAAGGGTAAAATTGTAATAATAGTATTTAACATAACTTTGTTATTGGATTAAATGATTTATATTGGGTTTGTGTGGGTTAAAATTTAAAATATTAACATAGTGTCCTGAAAAAGAAAGCTATTTTTATTTATTACGCTTAGTTGTTGAGGATGTTCTGTTTAAATCCTTAACAATATCCAAAAAAGAGTTTTTTAAAACTTTAGTTTAGAGAATCGCAGGTTATGATTTAAACGTATCTTTGGTTGTACATTTTGCGTAGGATACAACTCACCTTTCATTTATAACCTTTACTTCATGACGCATTTATTCTATTTTAAGCGCAAGACGCGTATCCAAATTGGCGTTACTTTGACGTATATCGGAGGTCTATTCTTTTTGGTTTACTATCAGCCTGTTGTTTTACTTGCCTTATTATTGTTGTTCTTTATGATTATTGGTTTGAATCTCCTTGTGTGCGAGTGGAGGACCTGCTATCTCGTTTACCATAAAATGCCTGCACTTGAGGTCGGAGCAACTTGTTTTATCGATCATCGTTTAAAGTTAAAAATACCTTGGGACGAGGTAGTGGAAGTAGAGTTGAAGCATTTTAAGTCTGGGTATTATGGAATTGTATATCAAGTTAGAGAGGAGAGGGTTATAAAAAAACAGCTTCAAAAACCCTATCAGAAATGGCTGTGTGGGGTAATAGGAGTAAAACGATACAGTACCCTCCATTTATATCGGATCAACGCGAACAAATATGAGTTGTTTGAGCGTATGGAACAGTATCAAAAAAAAGCCCCAAAAAGGGTCTAACTTTTTGGGGCATGTCTAAAAAGACGTCTTTTTGAGCTTTTCCTTATTTTTTAGGGGCATTTTCTAAAAACATTTCTTTCACCTTGGCCGTGCTATATCCTTTTCCTTCTTCTAACTCACCCGAAGAGATGATATTCAGCACCTCTCCCTGACCATCCAATACAAAAAAGAAAGGATATCCTAGATTGCGCGCATTAGGTGTATATGTATTAAAAACCGCTTTATTTTTGTTTTTTTGAGAATAATTCAAGTGATAATACACGAAATTTTGATCTACTACCTCTTTTAATTCAGGTGTTTGTTGTACAAAATCATTGAATCGCAAGCACCAGATACACCAGTTTCCACCTGCTTGTACAAAGACGTATTTCCCTTCTTTCTTCGCTTGAGCAATTCGTTCATTTAGTTTTGCTTGTGCATCTTCTTCTTCGTTATACGGTTTGCTTAGTGTTTCTTTTTCTTGTTCAATCTGTTTTTTTAAAGCTAACGTATCGACTTCAATCTGAGGTTGAGGTGTAGCCATTTGTTCCGTTGATGGATCAATAACAGGAGTTGTTTTCTTCTCTTGTTTACAACTGATTATGGATACAGTTGAAAGTAGAACCAAACCAAGTAGCGTTTTTCTTTTCATGTGAAATATTAATTTGCTTTTGCGGTACAAAGTAATGAAATTATAGTGAATAAGCGATTGTTGTAAACGGTTATTTAACAAGAGGAATCAACGCTTTTTGGTAAATCTCCCTTCCTTTTTGAAGTTAATATTTCAATAATGTAAAGCCAATGTTTTCTAGGTGAATATTGAATTATGAAATGGTTAAGGATTTGATTGTTTGTGTTTTATATTGTTTTTTGGTTGTACTTTCGACTTGTGAAAAAGAAAAGAGAAGTAAAATAAAAAAAAGGTTACAACATGCAATAGCCTAAAAGGACCAATGCTATCTTAAGCGATTTTTGAGAAACGATTAAACCCCTGTGTTTTCTGTTTTCTCAACCTAAAGTTTGTCTATTTATTGATCCCAATTAGTTACTATTTTATGGTCCGACCAGCATTGTCGTTGTAACTTTTTTTTTATAATTGCTTTCGTCAATTGTTTTAACTATAAATAATTAGAACATGAAATACTTATACAAGCCTTCTATTGAATTGGGATTACAAGACCAGGTAAATCACATGGCTATTCGATCCTTGGGTAAGCGATGCAAAGGGATAGAAGCGATCCAAACTCCTAAGGCATTTCCGCGTCCTAAAGGACATTGTCTAACAGATACGCTGTCTTTTGCGGGATTGTTAGTTGCCTTGACACTTGTTGGTGCTATTATATGGAATTTTGACAACTTTGACTGGACAGCACGTCAACTTGCTTATTTCTTCTTGAATATGACGTTGAGTTTGATTCCTTTGGTTTGGACTTTTCACTTGGTGTATCCTTATTTCGATCGTCGTCGTGTACAAAAAAGCAAATTGAAAACGGTAGGACGGGTGATTGCCACAGATCACGCGGGGAAAATTATACAAAATGATGCGCAACAGCGAGCGCTTATTGAAATAGCACATCAAAATAAACGCTACTTATTAGTAGCGAATCAAGTAGGATTGGCGGTTCATCCAAATGCCACAGTAGAAATAACGTGGAATAGTTTTTCCCAACTGTGTTGGATTCACGATGCTAAATAGTATGGAATCTTTATACGGGTTCAGCAATCAAAAATACTTTTTGATTGGATAAGGTGGTTGTAAAGAAAATATAGACATCACCTCCATCTTTGATTTTCCATTTTTTGCGTAGTTCGTCCACTTTTATTGGGAAATTACGCACGGTAACATTCGCTTTTTGTTGTTGTAAATATTCTTTGGCTGTAGCTTTATTATAAGGTAAATGATGCTTTATTTTAAAGCGTCTGCCCGAGAAGTCTACCAATTCCTCACTGGTGTATAATTGACTGTGTTGGTGCAGTTTATTTACTTTAAAATACGCGCTAATCGCATTGAATTTTCCCGTTTTTAACAAAGCACTATGGGGCTCGTACAAATAGGTTTGTGGTTCAGAAAAAGTAGCTTCAGATTCGTCCGACCAGGGTATTGAAGTAAGTTGTTGCTGTGTTTTGGTTAGGTTAACAGCAATTAACTGGATGGATCCTACATAGTCTTTATCGATAACCCACAACAATTCTTTTACCTCATTTTGCAAGGCTACAATGTGAATTTCTCGCACAAATTTAAGTTCGCTTAATCCTGCTTGGAGGTCTAAAAGCGGCGATGTTTTCATTAAAACCGTTGAGGTATGTGCTAAAAGTAAATCGAGGTGTTCTACAATATTAGGTGTACAATCACTCAAGAAAAAAACTTTTTCTTTCTGTTGATTTCTTCGAGCTGGATCCAGGTAGATATAATCAAATTGCTGCTTGCTATTGGCTAAGTATACTAAACTATCTCCTGCAATGCACGTAACATTATCCTGTTGTAATTGTCGGTTATTATGCTGTACAATAGCACTCAATTCAGGCTGTATCTCACAATGGGTTACCGCTTTGATGCGTTGTGCAAAATAGTAGCAATCAATGCCAAATCCACCCGTTAAATCAATTAAAGTATCGCCCTCTACTAAAGAGGCTTTATAAGCGGCACACTCCTCTGAAGACGTTTGTTCAATAGATAGCTTGGACGGAAAAACAATAGCATCTGTGTTATACCATTTCGACAACTTGTGTTTGGACTTCTGCTTACTCTCGATTTGCGTCAATATATCCGCCAGGGGAATAGCAGGAAAAGGATTCTTTTTAAAGGCCAAATCAGCTATATTATCTTGACCATGTGCTTTGATGTAGGCTTGAACTTCAGGCTGTAATAAAAGTTGAATATCCACTTATAATTTTTTGGTAAGTACTTGAATAAATCGAACATTGGGGAAAAATTCCTTGCCAATTACTTTTAAGCAGGTATAGAGAGGAACAGCGGCAATCATACCGAAAATTCCACTAAACATACCGCTCGCTAAGATAACAACAAAGATTTCCAACGGATGGGACTTTACGCTATTGGAGAAAATCAAAGGTTGGTTGACGACATTGTCAATCAATTGAACAATTAAAAATCCAATCATTACCGATATCGCTTTGGGTATAGTTACTTCGATAAAATCATCACCTATGTAGGTTAACATAGTGAAAACGACCGCTAAGATGTTGCCAATTAGAGGACCAATATAAGGGATGATATTGAGGATAGCGCATAAGAAAGCGATTGTTGCAGCTCCATTAACACCAAAAATAAGCAATACGGTTAAGGCTAAAACATAGATAACAAACATTTGTACACAAAGCCCTAAAAAATAGCGAGAGAGGAGGTTGTTGATCTTGTTGATGGAATTTAATACTTTGTTCTCGTGTTTTTTAGAAAACAGCTTTTTAAACTGATATTCCAAAACAATTTGATCTTTCAGAAAGAAAAAGGCAATAAACAAAACAGAAAATAGTCCAATACCGATATCGCTCAACATACTGATCAGTGTATTGAGGAGATTGGGAACAAAATCGAGGTTAAACTGTGATTTTAGATGAGATTCTTCTACAACTTTGTCTAAACTAATCCCTTTAGCATCTAGATAAAGGTCGATTTTGTGAATTAAACCTGTGAAATCTTGTTGTAGCTGTGCTGTATTTAAAACCGATAGATTCTTCGCTTGTGTGGTAAATAACGGTACAAACATAAAAGAAAAACCAATGAAAATCGCAATGAATACACTCATTGTCAGGCTAATTGCTAACATCTTTTTTACCTTGCATTTTTGATGTAGAAAATCTACTACAGGTTTACCTATTAAGGCTAAGACGAAAGCTAAGGCAATATAGATAAACAATGTTCGGATTTGATATAACAACCCTACGCTCAACGCAATCCCACTTAAAATGAGAACGGCGCGTATAATACCTTTGGAAATTTCTTTGGCTTTCAATATGCAATCATTTATTCGTTCGCGAATACAAAACTATGACAAGCAACAAGAGCAGCTGTTTCTGTTCTCAATCTTGTATGTCCTAAAGATACAGGTTTAAAACCTTTTTCTAAAGCTAATTTAATCTCTGTTAAAGAAAAATCACCCTCAGGCCCAACCAATAAGAGATAATTTTCTTGAGGTTGTATGCTGTTTTTGAGTAGTTCTTTTTCTTTGTCATCCTCGCAATGGGCAATATACAACGCCCCTTGATGATTTTGTTTTAAAAAATCTTTTAAAGTGATGGGATCATTTAATTTTGGCAGATGATACTGAAGGGATTGCTTCATGGCCGATTGAATAATCTTTTCAAATCGCTCCATTTTTACTACTTTGCGTTCCGAATGATCACAAATAATAGGGGTAATCTCGTGAATGCCTATTTCAGTTGCTTTCTCTAAAAACCATTCATAACGCTCGTTCATCTTGGTTGGAGCAACTGCCAAATGCAGGCGAAAAGGCGTTTGGACCTGGTCTGTATATCCCGTGATATCCGTTAAACAACTGCGGTCAGAAGCCAAGGAAATTTTAGTTTCAAACAAGGTTCCATGACCATTGGTAACAAAAAGGGTATCTCCTTCTTTTTTGCGTAAAACGCGTATAATGTGTTTACTTTCATCTTTGTCAAAAGTGAAAGTAGCTTGTTCCTTATCAATGGAGGGGGAGTAAAATAATTGCATAACGTAAGACCTTAAAATTCAATTCTAGCTTTAGATACAACAGAAGAGTCAGCAAAAAGGGATTCTCTATAACGGTAGTAGCCCACTATGCCAATCATAGCTGCGTTGTCGGTTGTATATTCGAATTTGGGAATATAGGTTTTCCACTTGTATTTTTTTTCTGCTTCTTGTAAAGTGGCGCGTATGCCTGAGTTTGCCGATACTCCTCCGCCAATGGCAATCTGAGTAATTCCCGTTGTTTCGACGGCTAGTTTCAACTTATCCATCAATATTTTGATGATGGTATGTTGAATCGAGGCACAGATGTCAGCCTTATTTTCTTCAATAAAGTTTGGGTTTTCCGCCACTTGTTTTTGTATGAAATATAAAAATTGCGTCTTTAAACCACTAAAACTAAAGTTTAATCCCTCCACTTTAGGTTTGGTAAAAGGATAGGCTTTTGGATTACCTTCCTTGGCATATTTGTCAATCAAAGGACCACCAGGATAAGGAAAACCCAAAATTTTTGCGGATTTATCAAAAGCTTCTCCTACCGCATCATCGGTCGTTTCTCCCAATACCTTTAAGTCAAAAAAACTATTCACTTGCACAATCTGCGTATGTCCACCTGAAATTGTCAAGGCTAAAAAGGGAAATGTCGGTTGATCATAGCCACTTTCTGCGATAAAATGGCAAAGGATATGAGCGTGCATGTGATTCACGGCAATCAGAGGAATATCCAATGCTAAGGCTAAGGATTTGGCAAATGATCCCCCTACCAAAAGCGATCCCATTAAACCGGGACCTTGGGTAAAGGCAATGCCATGGAGGTCTTCTTTGGTAATCCCCGCTTTTTTTAATGCAATATCGACCACAGGTACAATGTTCTGTTGGTGTGCTCGAGAGGCTAGCTCCGGAACAACACCACCGTATTCTTCGTGTATCTCTTGACGAGCTACTACGTTAGACCATACTTTATTATCCGCTAAAACAGCAGCAGCAGTATCGTCACAAGAACTTTCGATCGCTAATATATACGTGGGTTTTATGGACATGTTTAATTTAATTTAAAGCTAATTTATATCTTCGTTTTCTTGTCAATCACTCCTAAAAATTAATTAAATTTGTTGCTTATACTCAGGTAGTAAAGAAAAGAAGATTTTAAAGGCAAATTTAAAACATTAATAGTTATCAAAAAATTTAAAAAAATAGTTTTTCGCCTGCTTTTGGCTGTATTCTGCTTGCTAATATTGGCAATAGGGTCTATGATGTTACCTTTTGTTCAAAGCTATTTGGCACGCTATGCAACGGAAAAAGTAAATGAGAAATTTGGAACGGATTTCTATATTGATCGTTTGTCTATTGATTTTTTAGGAGTCATTCACCTTAGAGGAGTAGAGGCAAGAGATGATCATCATAATATTTTAATTGGAATTGATCATTTTCAAACGCGTTTGGCTGATTTAAATGCATTGCGAGAAGGAAAAGTATATTTGGGAACAAGCCGAATCAAGGGTTTGTACATGAATATTCACAAGTATGAAGGGGCTGAACTAACAAATTTAGATCAACTTATTGCCGTTTTTGACGATGGCCAACCAGGAGAAGGAAAGTTTCGATTGAAAGCCTCTCGTATCTTTATTAAAAATTCTCAATTAATTATCTCAGATGATAATACCAAGGTAAAAGTTGCCGTTGATTTTAGAAACCTACAAGGGCAAGTGGACAATTTCTTTATCAAAGGTCCAGAAATTTACGGTTTAGTGAAAAATGTGAGTTTCCAAGATCACTGGGGAATGAATGTACAAAATTTGACCGCGGATTTTTCTCATACTCAAACGAGTATCGGATTGAAAGATTTGAAGTTAGTAACGGATCAATCGGATATTGAAGGACAGCTGAACTTGAGTTATGAGCCTGGCGATATGAAGTATTTTGTCGATAAGGTAAAATGGGATTTTCAAATCAATAAAGCCAAATTAAA contains the following coding sequences:
- a CDS encoding class I SAM-dependent methyltransferase, which translates into the protein MDIQLLLQPEVQAYIKAHGQDNIADLAFKKNPFPAIPLADILTQIESKQKSKHKLSKWYNTDAIVFPSKLSIEQTSSEECAAYKASLVEGDTLIDLTGGFGIDCYYFAQRIKAVTHCEIQPELSAIVQHNNRQLQQDNVTCIAGDSLVYLANSKQQFDYIYLDPARRNQQKEKVFFLSDCTPNIVEHLDLLLAHTSTVLMKTSPLLDLQAGLSELKFVREIHIVALQNEVKELLWVIDKDYVGSIQLIAVNLTKTQQQLTSIPWSDESEATFSEPQTYLYEPHSALLKTGKFNAISAYFKVNKLHQHSQLYTSEELVDFSGRRFKIKHHLPYNKATAKEYLQQQKANVTVRNFPIKVDELRKKWKIKDGGDVYIFFTTTLSNQKVFLIAEPV
- a CDS encoding 16S rRNA (uracil(1498)-N(3))-methyltransferase — protein: MQLFYSPSIDKEQATFTFDKDESKHIIRVLRKKEGDTLFVTNGHGTLFETKISLASDRSCLTDITGYTDQVQTPFRLHLAVAPTKMNERYEWFLEKATEIGIHEITPIICDHSERKVVKMERFEKIIQSAMKQSLQYHLPKLNDPITLKDFLKQNHQGALYIAHCEDDKEKELLKNSIQPQENYLLLVGPEGDFSLTEIKLALEKGFKPVSLGHTRLRTETAALVACHSFVFANE
- a CDS encoding AI-2E family transporter; this encodes MKAKEISKGIIRAVLILSGIALSVGLLYQIRTLFIYIALAFVLALIGKPVVDFLHQKCKVKKMLAISLTMSVFIAIFIGFSFMFVPLFTTQAKNLSVLNTAQLQQDFTGLIHKIDLYLDAKGISLDKVVEESHLKSQFNLDFVPNLLNTLISMLSDIGIGLFSVLFIAFFFLKDQIVLEYQFKKLFSKKHENKVLNSINKINNLLSRYFLGLCVQMFVIYVLALTVLLIFGVNGAATIAFLCAILNIIPYIGPLIGNILAVVFTMLTYIGDDFIEVTIPKAISVMIGFLIVQLIDNVVNQPLIFSNSVKSHPLEIFVVILASGMFSGIFGMIAAVPLYTCLKVIGKEFFPNVRFIQVLTKKL
- a CDS encoding Crp/Fnr family transcriptional regulator gives rise to the protein MHSTEQPLFALLREYFIPISLPTKTNLLEEGQYSKHFYFVKQGVLRGWTLHEGKEVTFQFVFEGDFFCSIESFWYNKPSQYTLEALEPVELLALDKQQLNELMQKNIQILEAFTSYIIARLLTYQKMVIGRIKENPEKRYKQLQQIAPELIQRIPQHYIASYLGITPVSLSRIRNRR
- a CDS encoding thioredoxin family protein, with protein sequence MKRKTLLGLVLLSTVSIISCKQEKKTTPVIDPSTEQMATPQPQIEVDTLALKKQIEQEKETLSKPYNEEEDAQAKLNERIAQAKKEGKYVFVQAGGNWCIWCLRFNDFVQQTPELKEVVDQNFVYYHLNYSQKNKNKAVFNTYTPNARNLGYPFFFVLDGQGEVLNIISSGELEEGKGYSTAKVKEMFLENAPKK
- the tsaD gene encoding tRNA (adenosine(37)-N6)-threonylcarbamoyltransferase complex transferase subunit TsaD, producing MSIKPTYILAIESSCDDTAAAVLADNKVWSNVVARQEIHEEYGGVVPELASRAHQQNIVPVVDIALKKAGITKEDLHGIAFTQGPGLMGSLLVGGSFAKSLALALDIPLIAVNHMHAHILCHFIAESGYDQPTFPFLALTISGGHTQIVQVNSFFDLKVLGETTDDAVGEAFDKSAKILGFPYPGGPLIDKYAKEGNPKAYPFTKPKVEGLNFSFSGLKTQFLYFIQKQVAENPNFIEENKADICASIQHTIIKILMDKLKLAVETTGITQIAIGGGVSANSGIRATLQEAEKKYKWKTYIPKFEYTTDNAAMIGIVGYYRYRESLFADSSVVSKARIEF
- a CDS encoding aldo/keto reductase, with the translated sequence MEFRKLGASDIEVSAITFGAWAAGGWMWGSTDRKEAVEAMQAAHQEGVTTIDTAPIYGQGVSEEIVGEAIKGLGRDKVQLLTKFGMRWDLNEPQGTFVMHSQNNQGQDIDIYKYASKASVIKEVEDSLKRLGTDYIDLLQLHWPDGTTPIAETMEAMELLIQQGKIRAAGVSNYTVEQVKEARTTLGIVSNQVPYSMLNREIEQELVPYALANDLSIIAYSPMERGLLTGKYFKANAFAEGDHRSSYFSQFNLPKVENFLEEIRPLAEEKRATFAQLVLRWTTLQPAITVTLAGARNAKQAIANAQAMQIALNPAEIDFINRALAKM
- a CDS encoding nuclear transport factor 2-like protein codes for the protein MEKLVEAMLHTIIEGQAYNERDIQHYFSPKYKQIVDQVQLDFAGFKQHIHKLKELIASVEITILNTASRGNTVFTKHLVSSVLKDGICYKHKVMAEFTIEEGKITRCEELTLLIEGLAQGKQLGAVV
- a CDS encoding DNA-3-methyladenine glycosylase I, with the protein product MSYCDHVELLAGDRRILHKNYHDNQYGFPIHEDNELFGRLLMEINQAGLSWETILKKEEAFRIAYSNFDIQAVAAYTEEDRLRLMQDAGIIRNRLKINAAIENAKVIMQLQREFGSFEQWLEHHHPKTKEEWVKLFKKHFRFTGGEIVNEFLMSIGYLKGAHAETCPIYTVVLEQQPLWSLEE
- a CDS encoding Sec-independent protein translocase subunit TatA/TatB, with translation MLMTTLPLGGVAPSELIVVVAIALLLFGGKKIPELMKGLGTGIREFKEATRETNANTAAPKQKMTNATTEVTEEVATK